A region of the Streptomyces durocortorensis genome:
CGACAAGGTGTGGTTCCGCCACGCCAAGGCCGGAGAGCTGTGCGAGCGCTTCGACACGCTGCACCTCATCGAGGGCGACCGGGTCACGGCGAGCGTTCCCACGTACCGGGGCGAGGGGCGGACGTTCCTCTGACGGGACGGTCCGGGCCGCGCTCGTATCCCTGACGAGGTGGAACCGGCCGCGCTCGTATCCCTGACGGGACGGACCCGGACCCGTCCGTATCCCTGACGGGACGGCCCCGGCCGCGCTCGTATCCCCGTCTCAGGGGCCGATCGACGCGCCCACTCCCCCGCTCGTCCCGCTGTCGCCCAGCGGCCGGATGCCCCGCATGATCGTGTCCATCAGCGAGAGCGGCAGCTCCGCCACGTCCGCGTCGAAGGCGAACCGGACGATCACCGGGGTCTCGCTGCCCACCGTCGAGGGGAAGGCGAGGGACTGCACGACACCGCCGGGGCCCTTGCCCGTGGTGACCCGCCAGCGCACGAGGTAGCCGGTGCGTCCGGCGACGGTGACCTCCTGCGCCTTGAGCACCTTGTGGGACGTGATGCCGCCGTGGATGCGCCGGCCCACGGTGTCCTCCTCGTAGGCGTTGTCGGCGGCGGTGACGATGTCGGCCTCGGCCAGGGCCTTGGGGTCGCTCTCGCCCGACTGCGCGGTCCGGGTGCTGACCGTGCCGTGGTAGCAGAAGGACGACCCGCCGGGGCAGTCGTAGGAGTCCTTGGTGCGGATGGTGGGCACGTCGTTGAGGGTGCTTCCCGGCTTCTCCCAGCCGTCGGGCACCGGCAGCGTGATCCCGTTGAGCTGGTCGACCAGGACGGTGGGGTCGTCGTCGGGGTCCGCCTCGGCGGACGGGGTAGCGGTGGCCGTCGGGGTGGTGACGGGGGCCGGTGCCGATGTGGTCGTCGTCGGGGCCGCCGGCGTACCGCTGTCGTCACGGCCGAGGAGGACGGCCCCGGTGACGGCCGCGCCCAGCACCAGCACCCCGCAGAGCGCGATCGCGACGGCCTTCGTGCGGCTGCCGGCCCCGGGCCCGTCCTGGGCGACGCGCTGGTGCGGCAGGGGCACCGACGGGGGCCCGAACCCCGACGGGGTCTGCGGCTGCCGGGGGTCGGGGTGGGCGGCGGCCAGCGGGCGGGTGTGCGCGGTCCAGGCCGTGCCGTCCCACCAGCGTTCGGTACCGGGGGCTCCCTCGTCCGGGTACCAGCCGGGCGGCGTCGCGTAACTCATCCCCACACTCTAGGGAGTGGGGCCGTACGCGGGGTCAGGAGTCCCGGCCCGTCAGGGTCAGCAGGTCACGGGCCGGGCCGGTGGGGCGGTGGCCCGCGGGCCAGACGGCCCGCAGTTGGCGGCGCAGCCGTACGCCCGCGACCGGAACCTGGACGAGGCGGCGGGCCGACAGCTCCTCGCCGAGGGCCAGTTCGCTCAGGACGCACGGGCCCGCGCCGCTCTCCGCCGCGCTCTTGACCGCCGTGGTGGAGGAGACCTCCAGGAGGGGCTGGGCGAGGCCGCCGTGCACGGCGAGCGCGGCGTCCAGGACCTGGCGGGTGCCGGAGCCCTGTTCGCGCAGGATCAGCGGTGTGGCGGCGAGTTCGCCGGGGAGCAGCGGGGTTCGGCGGCGGGCCCACCGATGGGTGGGGGCGACCACGACGACGAGGCGGTCGTGGGCGATGACGGTGCCGTCGAGGCCCTCCGGTATCGACAGGCCCTCGACGAAGCCGAGGTCGGCCTCGCCAGTGACCAGGCGGCGGGCGACGGCCGCGGAGTTGCCGGCGAGGAGCGAGACCGCGGTGTCGGGGCGCTCGGCCCGCAGGGCGATCAGCCAGCCCGGCAGCAGGTACTCGGCGATCGTCATGCTGGCGGCGACCCGCAACCGGGAGTCGCGGCGGTCGCGCAGCGCCTGGGCCCCCGCGTCGAACGCCTCGGCGGCCTCGACGATCCGGCGCGCCCAGTCGGTGACCAGTGCGCCCGCGTCGGTGAGCCGGGAGCCGCGCGGGGAGCGGTCCAGCAGGGCGACGCCGAGCTGCCGCTCCACGGACCGCACACGGCTGGAGGCGGCGGGCTGGGTGATGCCGACGTCCCGGGCGGCCCGGCCCAGACTGCCGTGGCGGGCGACGGCGAGCAGCAGTTCCAGCGCCCCGAGGTCGGGGACGCGGTGGGAGAGGGGGGCGGGGGGAGTGTGTACGTCGTCGCCGGTCATAACTCCAGCTTATGACCTCATAGGGACGGGGCCTCTGGTGGGCCGGTGCACCCCCACGAAGAATCGTGGCATGGCCATCTTTCCGCAGACCCGGACCTCGGTTCCGCCGCCCTCCGCCGCCGCACTCCCCCCGCCCCGCCCGGCGGGCACGACGCGGCTGCCGTCCCTGCGGCACATCGGCCCGAACTGGTACGCGAGCGTCATGGGCACCGCGATCGTCGCGGGTGCCGGCGCCGCGCTCCCGGTGGACGTGCCCGGTCTGCGCGCCGCGTGCACCGTGGCCTGGGCCCTGGCGGCCGTGCTGCTCCTGACCGTCCTGACCGCCCGGGCCGGGCACTGGCTCTGCCACCGCGACCAGGCCCGCGCCCATCTGATGGACCCGGCCGTCGCCCCCTTCTACGGCTGCCTGGCGATGGCCCTGCTCGCGGTCGGCGGGGCGACTCTGACGGTCGGCCGGGACGTCGTGGGCGCGCAGGCGGCGCTCGCGGTGGACGTGGTGCTGTTCGCGGCGGGTACGGCGGTGGGGCTGGCGGCCGCCGTCGTGGTGCCGTACCTCATGGTCGTACGCCACCGTCCCGCCCCCGGGACCGCGTCGCCGGTCTGGCTGCTGCCGCTGGTCGCGCCGATGGTGTCGGCCTCGCAGGGCGCGCTGCTGGTGCCCCATGTCGCGGCCGGGCAGGGGCGCGAGGCGCTGCTGCTGGCCTGCTACGCGATGTTCGGCCTGTCGCTGCTGGCCACGCTGGTGGTGCTGCCGCTGGTCTTCTCCCGTCTGGTCCACCACGGCCCGCTGCCGCTCGCGCTGACCCCGACGCTGTTTCTGGTGCTGGGGCCGCTCGGGCAGTCGACGACCGCGGTCAACCAGCTGGCCGACGCGGCCCCGGGCGCGGTCGGGGCCCCCTACGCCTCGGCGTTCGGCGCGT
Encoded here:
- a CDS encoding TDT family transporter, with amino-acid sequence MAIFPQTRTSVPPPSAAALPPPRPAGTTRLPSLRHIGPNWYASVMGTAIVAGAGAALPVDVPGLRAACTVAWALAAVLLLTVLTARAGHWLCHRDQARAHLMDPAVAPFYGCLAMALLAVGGATLTVGRDVVGAQAALAVDVVLFAAGTAVGLAAAVVVPYLMVVRHRPAPGTASPVWLLPLVAPMVSASQGALLVPHVAAGQGREALLLACYAMFGLSLLATLVVLPLVFSRLVHHGPLPLALTPTLFLVLGPLGQSTTAVNQLADAAPGAVGAPYASAFGAFAVLYGVPVMGFALLWLALATAMVVRAARDGMGFAMTWWAFTFPVGTCVTGAAGLARHTGLDAFTWLSVALYVFLVGAVAVAGARTVGGVLSGALTAAPVPPRPATARTR
- a CDS encoding DUF2510 domain-containing protein; its protein translation is MSYATPPGWYPDEGAPGTERWWDGTAWTAHTRPLAAAHPDPRQPQTPSGFGPPSVPLPHQRVAQDGPGAGSRTKAVAIALCGVLVLGAAVTGAVLLGRDDSGTPAAPTTTTSAPAPVTTPTATATPSAEADPDDDPTVLVDQLNGITLPVPDGWEKPGSTLNDVPTIRTKDSYDCPGGSSFCYHGTVSTRTAQSGESDPKALAEADIVTAADNAYEEDTVGRRIHGGITSHKVLKAQEVTVAGRTGYLVRWRVTTGKGPGGVVQSLAFPSTVGSETPVIVRFAFDADVAELPLSLMDTIMRGIRPLGDSGTSGGVGASIGP
- a CDS encoding LysR family transcriptional regulator; the encoded protein is MTGDDVHTPPAPLSHRVPDLGALELLLAVARHGSLGRAARDVGITQPAASSRVRSVERQLGVALLDRSPRGSRLTDAGALVTDWARRIVEAAEAFDAGAQALRDRRDSRLRVAASMTIAEYLLPGWLIALRAERPDTAVSLLAGNSAAVARRLVTGEADLGFVEGLSIPEGLDGTVIAHDRLVVVVAPTHRWARRRTPLLPGELAATPLILREQGSGTRQVLDAALAVHGGLAQPLLEVSSTTAVKSAAESGAGPCVLSELALGEELSARRLVQVPVAGVRLRRQLRAVWPAGHRPTGPARDLLTLTGRDS